In Electrophorus electricus isolate fEleEle1 chromosome 6, fEleEle1.pri, whole genome shotgun sequence, a single genomic region encodes these proteins:
- the h3f3c gene encoding H3 histone, family 3C, giving the protein MARTKQTARKSTGGKAPRKQLATKAARKSAPSTGGVKKPHRYRPGTVALREIRRYQKSTELLIRKLPFQRLVREIAQDFKTDLRFQSAAIGALQEASEAYLVGLFEDTNLCAIHAKRVTIMPKDIQLARRIRGERA; this is encoded by the exons ATGGCCCGTACCAAGCAAACCGCCCGTAAATCGACAGGAGGTAAGGCTCCTCGCAAGCAGCTGGCCACTAAAGCTGCGCGGAAGAGTGCGCCCTCTACTGGAGGAGTGAAGAAACCTCATCGCTACAG GCCCGGAACCGTGGCTCTGCGTGAAATCCGTCGGTACCAGAAGTCCACTGAGCTGCTTATCCGTAAGCTGCCATTTCAGCGCTTGGTGAGAGAAATCGCCCAGGACTTTAAAACGGATCTGCGTTTCCAGAGTGCAGCTATCGGAGCTCTGCag gaggccAGTGAGGCGTACCTGGTGGGTCTTTTTGAGGACACCAACCTGTGTGCCATCCATGCCAAGCGCGTCACCATCATGCCCAAAGACATCCAGCTGGCGCGCCGCATTCGTGGGGAGCGTGCTTAA